AtgtaactatttttaaattagacatattaagtaaatttttaaaaacatgacGAAATGatcataattgaaataaattgaaaaaattagtgtgttttttgaaaaataatcgaTTAactaaagttaattttttttttaaaataggctAAAATTAATGGCTTTAAACAATTTAGTCAGAGTTGATCTCAAGTCATTTAATTATCATGAATATTTTTACGAAATTTGTACAAATACTGCAAGAACTAACTTTTTTAAGAGGACTAAAGTGGACATCTAAATAAAACTTAGGagtgtttaaattgttacgcTAAATGTACAATGGAATTGGTTATCTATTTATCTGATTATCTATCTCGATGTTTCCTTCGTCTTCCTTTCTTATATAAGATCAAATAATTGTGCTGGTTCTGAAGAGAAAAAGAATGGCGTGTTTACACGATCATAGCTGCGAAGAACACGATTGCTCAGCTAATTGGTCTCTCTACAAATACATAGACCTTCCTAAAGTATAAACTTAACCTCATTTCTTTTTCAATTCCATGCTCTATTTACTTTCTCAATCCAATCTGTACGAATTTAATTTCCTTTCGTtttctttatttgatttatagtGATGGGTTTTCATtcattttggttttgatttttaattttcgtTGTTTTGGTGATTGTTTGGTTAGGTATCCGCGCTAAATGAAGCAGTTCCGGGAAGCGTAAAGTCAGTTTTCAAAGCTTGGGAGCAGCGTCTAGATTTCTCAGGGGTATTATCTTTATTTGTTTCTGTaatgcatttttttgttttctttctatAGCATAATTTTACCTAatgatttttaaagatattaatgGGGAAATTGCATTTATCTTAGGAACACTTGGTAAGTAATGATGGTGATCCTGAGTTACTTCTTTATATCCCGTAAGTCGCTACTCATTACTTTTAATTCTTCATTTCTTTTGAGCAATTGGTTTCAGTTACATCATAATAAATTCATGATTGGTGTTGTTTTGTGGCGTTTATGATCTAAATTCAAACTATAATAGAAAATAGCGATTGTTCTTGTGagttatgttaattttatttatgtgatAGATTTTCGCCTGATGTTAAGATCAAGagcattgcaattgttggtggTCCTGATGGAACGAGTCCTTCAAAGATGAGAGCGTAAGTTTGTTCTGATTTCTGTTTTTTATGTGCatagtttgtttgatgtttCCTTgttaaatttgacaattttgAGGTGTTACTGTGTTAAATTTAGTGGACTTTAATATTTCTTTCTTGAATGATCCAAGTAGCCTTTcggttttattttgttaatgatTCGTTTTCTCTGTGAAACTAAAAACTGAAATGTGCTCTTTGGAACCTATGCTAGGTTTGTTAATCGAGAAAGCATAGACTTCTCAGATGCTCAAACTATGCAAGCTATTCAGGTACCATTTCATTCTTTAGTTCATTGGTAAGTTATAAATAAACTTAGTAGTTTAACTTATCTAAATAGCTGTTTCCGGTGTTTTAAGGAGTGGGATTTGGTTGAGAACTTTCAAGGAGTGTTAGAGTACCAGACAAGGTAAATATGTTCAAACTTCAAACCATTAGAATGCttattatacataaaatattgTCACATCTGTTAGCGACATGCCATGTGAAGCtgaaatttacaatttaaataccCATTACTTAATACATCAGAATGTCATTTCTTTGGTACCATTTATCAACAGTGGTTGTCTATTTTTAATGTCATGTAAATTCATTTAAACAGGTATGCCAAATTTCAAGGTGTGTCAAGTATCACATTGCATTTCCCTGAGAGTTTTGGTGGTGACACAAGCCGTATACACTATATTGGCTTTAAAGGTGAAGCCACCCAGGTAAGCttgtcaaaattttaattttgctgTACTTTCAATACATTCTTTAATATTAGATGACATTTCCCCCGTCTATAATCACAGCTGAAGAGGGATGTGGTTTCAACAATTGTCTATGAACTCAGACCCAATCCTTCAGAGCACAAGTAAGTAGTGTTTGACTTGATGTTTTTAACATTAGATTGTGCTTCATATGTAATGAGTCgtgattagaaatttaaaattaaggtGTAGGCAAtagctaggtagcacggaaacggaaacgggaaacggaaacgatacgaaacggacacggggaaacgaaagtttttcaaaatggaggacacgaaacgtggaggaaacgtgtaaataacaaaaatataaggatatatttataaaaatattatctaaatatttatgataattaacaaaataattcattctaatatattaaatatttaaaattttataaatatataaaaaaatataatataattcaacacaaataagtatatttgatgtattgtgggcaatgcgaatgtaaaatttatgggtaactagttagatttttttatttgtgggcaataattttaattttttttacaaattattaatttttacaatttacggAAACGTTTCGGGAAACTTTTGACTTAAGGCACTTTTACCGGTAATTATATCTGCTGGATGATTATTTCCATCATGATATTAGATCTGCTTTGACTTAAGGCACTTTTACCGATCTTGGTTTTGTTGATATTTCAGTATCTGAGCAAATAGAATCACATTATTAAAAAGGGACttgaatttgatttatttatttatttgagaataattttaaattaagaaaCCTGTATTTTTTCGATTGCCTTATTTATTATTCAAGGAAGTTCCCTGCAGTGCACCAAAAGTTTAATTGTTCGAAAAGCTGGTGTCACATTCAAAGTATCGGTTGTGCATGTGAATTTGAAACTGTTAGGTGTATatctattaataattttattgctGTGTATTATATCGGCTTGTTTCATGGCTTATTTACTCGGTGAAACAATGGTTTGTGCAGGATACGCAATATTTTGGATGGTACATTAGGTATTGATAAATGAGGATCGAAGAACTAGAGatgtgtttatgtttcttgACAAGGAATGGATTAAAACCTCTTATGTACAGTCATGACAGAATGATGCTAATCTTTACTGTTCTGAACCCCTTTGTAGTACCGATTTTACTTTTCCCCTCTTCTTGAGTAGAACACTTTTATTTTATCCTAGTTTAGTGACTTGTGTTTGGATTATCTAAGTTTTGCTTTGGCAATAATGTCAAGAAAGAAAACTTAAACATACAAATTCGTAAATTTATACTGAAGCTAGTTTTTGAGTTTGAATATTGTGCTTATTGTCATGCATTTGTATTTTGTAACATTCTATCCTGCTAGCATAATTATGTCCCATCCATTTCCGTCCCGAAAATAAGAGTTCATTTTATATATGTGGTCCAGAATAAGTAAAATTATCAGTTTAAACTTGGACCTTTGGCAGGAATGAAAATTAAAACCAATGCAGGTCAAGTTCTTGCAATTTGTGATTGAGAGATTGATTAATCCGTAGCAAATTAGCTGCAGTAGTCACACATGACATGGCAATGTGAGAACTAGTCTTACTCTTTTTCCCCTTTTTCAATCTAAATATATCTTCAGTTTTCTATAAGTATAAGATAAACATAtccttatatattttttctatgaTTATTAAGGCCAATGAACTTTATTTTTGCAACACTAACTATTATCATATCCTCAGGTTTGTGGAGTGTTAGTTTTACTTTTACCATATCAATTCGGATCATCTGCAAAAAATTGTGTTGCATCTttacattaattaataatagtaatattttacTATATCAATTCAGATCTTATATTTACTTAATCGTCTACAACTTGATTAAACTGATGAGGTGCGTTTTAGGTATATTTAGCACACCGGTTAGGATCATACATTACTCAGTCTAATTGCCAGACAGTAGGCTTTTCAACTCCTCATCAGTTTTAATCTCACATTATCGGTTTTAAAAAAGCAAAGACACAATTATGAAGACGCTTCTGATGTATTTCGCAATGCATTTCCAATAAACCTTCAAAATCCACTCTTTAAAACGAAAACAATTTTCAAACACAAATCTAAGTTAAATACGAAGAAAAAGTGATGTAGCTACTCAAAATTTGAAGGAAGCCATGGATAGCTCACTCCAATCGTGAAAAGCAGCCAGCAAATATATTTAGGCACTATGCAAAAGGTGAATTGCCATTTAACATTAAACTCAAGTCACCCGTGTCTGACTTCAGtgccaaaatcaaaatttcagaAAACAAAATGGGTTTATAGCCGAATTATTGTGACAAGAAACAATCTAACAAACGAGTTTCATGGATCTTCATCCGGCCAACTTCATGTAGGCTCTCTGCGGCAGACGGGTCGCCATAGATAGGCGCCTGCTGTTGACTCGTGATTTGAGAGCCAGttcataaaaatacaaacattaaaaaatcaGTCAATGAAGTACCAAAATACTAATACAGAAAACTAATAATCGCAAACAAATTCGGATTTCTTTAGCAAGATCTAGTTTTTCTTCCGAAGAACTATAGCATACAGAGGCAGATTACTTTATGGCTTGGCGATGCATGCTATTTATattcgttttttttatcaagaacCCTAGCTCCAAGCGGTGAAATGACCAGACTAGGCTTCTTGACCAAACGACGCCGTGTTGATGTCATACATTTACAATTTCTGTTAGGCATTGAAACGTCAACGTTTTTATTTTCGTCGCCAAACACTCGCAATCGCGAACATGGTGGAAGAAGTACTACGCCACCTACTTTGAACACGTTTTATATTTTGACTTTCTAACTAATTCTTCtcttctgatttttttttgtattataaaCATCCAAAATCCAAACAAACCATTAAAAATCACTAAATTCATCTTCTTTTTCTAGTAATTTATTTCCATTTCTCTTGACTTTGGTACcagtttttcattttaaatattatagaaGAATGGAGGCCAAATCACTCTCTGCTTCGCTTCCTCGTCACTTGAAACTCTCTGCTTCCAATCATAAGTTGTAAGTTTTGCTTTGATGTTTGTTTTTTCTCATTGGATCAAATGAGGATTTTGTTTTCATATACAATCTTGTTAAAACTATAAAGTATGGGCATTATCGTTTCATTaggatttgaaatttatttgacTCCATTACAAATCAATAGTTGCTACGTAATCTTCCATTAACATATCAACATTCTAAAGcatattttcttgttttgtaGGTCAAAACCCCGCTCCAGGTTTATCACATCTGGAGAATTACAAAATCTAGATAAACAATTTTCACAAGCGGTTCTGTTTTCAACTACTAAATCCATTTCCATCAATGGGGCATCAGACGTACTCACTTCTGTTCATAAAAGAGATCCCAATCCGAAAACATTTTGTGCAGCCTCAGCTGGAGTGTTGCCAATTAATGAAGAATTTGTTGAATCTCAATCACATGCCATGGAACAAAAAGTTGGTGTGCTGCTATTGAATCTTGGAGGGCCAGAAACACTTCATGATGTTCAGCCATTTTTGTTCAATTTGTTCGCTGATCCTGTATGAATATCCGCCATTTCTCTTTGTTTTATTCGACTTATATTTTCTTTCGACGTTGTACTAATACTTATTAAAACAGGACATCATAAGACTTCCAAGAATGTTTCGGTTTCTTCAGCGGCCTTTAGCTCAATTAATTTCTGTGCTTCGTGCTCCTAAGAGTAAAGAAGGGTATGCTGCAATTGGAGGTGGCTCacctttacgtaaaataacagACGAGCAGGTAAACACAAATTGCTGAAACGTTTTTTTcctcttttatttttcattatggACATTCCTTTAGTTATGTCATTTGTTCAACCTAGTTGAAGTTTTGCTATCATTGTGGGTGCAGGCTAATGCGATTAAAATGGCCTTGGAAGCAAAGGGCGTGTCTACAAATGTCTATGTTGGAATGCGGTATTGGTATCCATTTACTGAAGAGGCAATTCATCAGGTGAGAGCTCAAACAGCTGCTGAATTTGCATTTATTCTAAAGCACGTCGTGAATTTTTTATAGCTTGCAAAttaatttatagattttttttgttgttgaatcGGGAAGATCAAGAAGGACAGGATAACCAAGCTTGTTGTGCTGCCACTTTATCCACAGTTCTCCATCTCCACAACAGGGTCAAGCGTCCGTGTCCTTGAAGATATGTTCAGGTGCAATATCTGTGTGTAATTTTATTTCAGTATGCAGCAAATTTTCGTTCACATAATTGCTCGACTTTTTCAACTTTCTTAATGCGAGTGATCTTGCAGAAAAGACGCGTATCTATCAAGA
This region of Mercurialis annua linkage group LG1-X, ddMerAnnu1.2, whole genome shotgun sequence genomic DNA includes:
- the LOC126662573 gene encoding uncharacterized protein LOC126662573 isoform X2: MACLHDHSCEEHDCSANWSLYKYIDLPKVSALNEAVPGSVKSVFKAWEQRLDFSGEHLVSNDGDPELLLYIPFSPDVKIKSIAIVGGPDGTSPSKMRAFVNRESIDFSDAQTMQAIQEWDLVENFQGVLEYQTRYAKFQGVSSITLHFPESFGGDTSRIHYIGFKGEATQLKRDVVSTIVYELRPNPSEHK
- the LOC126662573 gene encoding uncharacterized protein LOC126662573 isoform X1, with amino-acid sequence MACLHDHSCEEHDCSANWSLYKYIDLPKVSALNEAVPGSVKSVFKAWEQRLDFSGEHLVSNDGDPELLLYIPFSPDVKIKSIAIVGGPDGTSPSKMRAFVNRESIDFSDAQTMQAIQEWDLVENFQGVLEYQTRYAKFQGVSSITLHFPESFGGDTSRIHYIGFKGEATQLKRDVVSTIVYELRPNPSEHKIRNILDGTLGIDK
- the LOC126662557 gene encoding ferrochelatase-2, chloroplastic-like, yielding MEAKSLSASLPRHLKLSASNHKLSKPRSRFITSGELQNLDKQFSQAVLFSTTKSISINGASDVLTSVHKRDPNPKTFCAASAGVLPINEEFVESQSHAMEQKVGVLLLNLGGPETLHDVQPFLFNLFADPDIIRLPRMFRFLQRPLAQLISVLRAPKSKEGYAAIGGGSPLRKITDEQANAIKMALEAKGVSTNVYVGMRYWYPFTEEAIHQIKKDRITKLVVLPLYPQFSISTTGSSVRVLEDMFRKDAYLSRLPVCIIRSWYQREGYIKSMADLIGTELKQFSNPEEVMIFFSAHGVPVSYVEDAGDPYRDQMEDCISLIMQELKARGLDNDHTLAYQSRVGPVQWLKPYTDEVLVELGQKGVKNLLAVPVSFVSEHIETLEEIDMEYKELALESGVENWGRVPALGCTSSFITDLADAVVEALPSAEAIVTSKSASEEADYDPFRYAIKLLFGSFLAFLLLLSPKMMFAFRSHLY